From a single Paenibacillus sp. FSL R5-0345 genomic region:
- a CDS encoding FecCD family ABC transporter permease → MISSAPVRKQRIILCVCTGLILLTAIVSMGIGYSSLSFDRLLPVLFGHGTFKEDFVLFSVRLPRILITLLAGMALALSGSILQSVTRNDLADPGIIGINSGAGVAVAVFFLFFPVSAGSFIFALPLVAFIGALLTAALIYLFSYSRTKGLDPVRLVLVGVGFSLALSGVMIVIISSADRAKVDFIAKWIAGNIWGTDWPFIWALLPWLILLVPFTLYKSQRLNLLSLSEVSAIGVGLNLERERIVLILTAVAASASAVSVTGGIAFIGLMAPHIAKSLVGPRNQMFIPVAVLLGGWLLLIADTVGRNLVDPDGIPAGIMVSLIGVPYFAYLLLKK, encoded by the coding sequence ATGATTTCCTCTGCACCCGTACGAAAACAACGGATTATCCTATGTGTATGCACCGGATTGATTCTGCTAACAGCAATCGTCAGCATGGGAATCGGATACTCTTCCCTATCTTTTGACAGGCTGCTTCCGGTTCTATTCGGGCACGGAACCTTTAAAGAGGATTTTGTATTATTCTCTGTAAGATTGCCGCGAATTCTGATTACACTGCTGGCAGGTATGGCCTTGGCGTTATCCGGTTCCATTCTGCAAAGCGTTACACGAAACGATCTAGCCGACCCCGGTATTATTGGTATCAATTCCGGTGCAGGTGTAGCTGTCGCTGTGTTCTTTCTATTTTTTCCGGTCAGCGCCGGATCATTTATTTTTGCTTTGCCGCTGGTTGCTTTTATAGGGGCATTACTTACGGCCGCGTTAATCTATCTATTTTCATATAGTCGAACTAAGGGACTTGATCCTGTTCGGCTGGTGCTAGTTGGGGTAGGGTTCTCCCTAGCGTTGTCTGGCGTTATGATCGTGATCATTTCGTCCGCGGATCGTGCCAAGGTAGATTTTATTGCAAAATGGATTGCAGGGAATATATGGGGTACAGATTGGCCGTTCATCTGGGCTTTACTGCCTTGGTTGATCTTGCTAGTTCCCTTTACCCTGTACAAATCACAGCGACTCAACCTGCTCAGTCTTAGTGAAGTATCCGCCATTGGTGTCGGCCTGAATCTGGAACGTGAACGTATCGTCCTGATTCTCACGGCTGTTGCAGCTTCCGCCTCAGCAGTATCCGTCACAGGCGGGATCGCCTTTATCGGGCTGATGGCTCCGCATATTGCAAAATCGCTTGTGGGCCCGCGCAATCAGATGTTTATTCCCGTCGCTGTATTGCTTGGCGGCTGGTTGCTTCTGATCGCAGATACTGTTGGCCGCAATCTCGTCGATCCTGACGGTATCCCGGCAGGGATCATGGTGTCGCTAATCGGCGTACCTTATTTCGCTTATTTATTGCTTAAGAAATAA
- a CDS encoding FecCD family ABC transporter permease — MTTKQTSIPFLYKLLGSVLVMVICLVIAMLFGAKETTFNDLWLAITSNSKADNVLILREIRLPRELAAMLIGAAFAVSGAIMQGVTRNPLADPGLLGLTSGANMALALTFVFLPGLNYFGTMIACFFGAALGALLVLILGSARQGGFSPIRIVLAGAAVSAFLYAIASGVSIAFKISKDVSMWTAGGLIGTTWGQLQAIAPVILIGIVVALIFSNQLTILSLSDEVAIGLGQNLALVKGTLFTLIILLTGASVALIGDMAFVGLMIPHIVRKIVGTDYRYILPISIFTGASFMLLADTIGRTIHAPYETPVVAVVAMLGLPFFLIVVRKGGKTLS, encoded by the coding sequence ATGACTACGAAGCAAACTTCCATTCCATTTTTATATAAGCTGCTTGGTAGCGTGCTGGTAATGGTGATATGCCTCGTGATTGCTATGCTATTCGGGGCTAAAGAAACCACTTTCAATGACCTATGGCTTGCCATCACCTCAAATTCAAAAGCAGACAATGTTCTTATTCTGCGTGAAATCCGGCTGCCTCGCGAACTGGCCGCCATGCTAATCGGTGCCGCCTTTGCCGTATCCGGTGCTATCATGCAGGGGGTTACACGTAATCCGTTAGCCGACCCCGGCCTGCTCGGTCTGACCTCGGGAGCTAATATGGCGCTGGCTCTTACGTTTGTATTTCTGCCGGGACTGAATTATTTTGGTACCATGATCGCTTGTTTCTTCGGCGCTGCTCTAGGAGCCTTGTTAGTGCTTATTCTCGGCTCCGCGCGTCAAGGCGGCTTCTCTCCGATTCGAATCGTGCTTGCTGGTGCTGCCGTATCTGCCTTCCTGTATGCTATCGCAAGTGGCGTGAGCATTGCCTTCAAAATATCCAAGGATGTATCCATGTGGACAGCGGGTGGATTGATCGGCACAACCTGGGGCCAGCTTCAGGCTATCGCACCCGTTATTCTCATCGGCATCGTGGTGGCATTAATATTTTCAAACCAGTTAACAATTCTTAGCTTAAGTGACGAGGTAGCCATCGGATTAGGACAAAACCTTGCTTTGGTTAAAGGGACTCTATTTACTCTTATTATTCTGCTGACCGGAGCATCGGTCGCTCTGATTGGCGATATGGCTTTTGTAGGGCTGATGATTCCGCATATTGTCCGTAAGATTGTCGGTACCGATTACCGGTATATTTTGCCGATTTCGATCTTTACGGGTGCATCGTTCATGCTTCTCGCGGATACAATTGGACGGACAATTCATGCACCTTATGAGACGCCAGTGGTCGCCGTCGTAGCTATGCTTGGGCTGCCTTTCTTCTTGATTGTTGTTCGGAAAGGAGGTAAAACACTCTCATGA
- a CDS encoding helix-turn-helix domain-containing protein, whose protein sequence is MNNVIPEWAESHFPLYSAGSIQSMYGTSNLPRAQIHENLTVLLAVAAGKGSLEVNNLTYELTEGSVILLPANTHAALITNLQQPLHVYKLTIWIQEQTQAIPGGAMIRKSEIASGSNMLLFPYEPAIVSSIRELYLHRLPDRETRHIQNQMLFHQIILQLLEQQEARYTVNEQPSMERSISYLENHFSEKITREYLAAIAGVSSSHYSTLFKQVTGFSQSEYLSRLRVHSAKELLLNGSGTLREIALKVGYKDEFYLSRRFKLQTGASPSGYSRSSFQRVAVMLTPYASHLLLLGLEPAVTISESSEYLNLSDQEPPQSMKFINTNSSAEQIRSLLLEANVELIIAAKEHLEEYGLKAGQLRAVAPIMEISWNEIGWKDQLRLIGRAIQRSERAEQWLNDFEQEELEAREVVQHSTVAKAIVTILVIKPEELLVYGARNVGYVMYQSLGLRAPTLIDNEIKRLGDRFHSISIEVSDLADYAGNRILVIVFPDAKGSTAHTEAIFQSPYWSQLPAVQQKKVQLLDLDDWVPYNPASIRLQLGRAVALFGGK, encoded by the coding sequence TTGAATAACGTTATCCCGGAATGGGCCGAATCTCATTTTCCTTTATATAGCGCTGGCAGCATTCAATCGATGTATGGGACCTCAAATCTACCAAGAGCTCAGATCCATGAGAATCTAACCGTGCTGCTGGCCGTTGCCGCTGGTAAAGGGAGCCTTGAGGTCAATAATCTAACTTATGAGCTTACAGAAGGAAGCGTAATTCTACTCCCCGCTAATACTCATGCCGCTTTAATTACAAATCTTCAGCAGCCGCTTCATGTGTATAAGCTCACCATCTGGATTCAGGAGCAGACACAGGCCATACCTGGCGGTGCAATGATCCGAAAAAGCGAGATTGCTTCGGGTTCAAATATGCTGTTGTTTCCCTATGAGCCTGCGATTGTATCGAGTATCAGGGAGTTGTATCTCCACCGACTGCCAGATCGAGAAACACGCCATATACAGAATCAAATGCTCTTTCATCAAATTATTCTGCAATTATTAGAACAGCAGGAAGCCAGATATACAGTCAATGAGCAACCTTCGATGGAACGGAGCATTTCTTACCTGGAGAATCACTTTAGCGAAAAAATAACACGTGAGTACTTGGCCGCCATTGCGGGTGTAAGCAGCTCGCATTATTCAACGCTGTTCAAGCAGGTGACAGGCTTCAGCCAAAGCGAATATCTGTCACGGCTACGGGTTCATAGTGCCAAGGAGCTTTTGCTTAACGGTTCAGGCACACTTAGGGAAATTGCGCTGAAGGTAGGCTACAAGGATGAATTTTATCTCAGTCGTCGCTTTAAGCTGCAGACAGGTGCATCTCCATCAGGTTACAGCCGAAGCTCGTTCCAGCGAGTTGCCGTAATGCTTACCCCTTATGCCAGTCATCTACTGTTACTTGGCTTAGAACCTGCGGTTACCATCTCTGAAAGCAGTGAATATTTGAATCTTTCGGATCAGGAACCACCGCAGTCGATGAAATTTATCAATACAAACAGCTCTGCTGAACAGATCAGGTCGCTGTTACTTGAGGCCAACGTCGAACTGATTATTGCGGCGAAAGAACATCTGGAGGAATACGGATTGAAGGCCGGGCAGCTGCGAGCTGTAGCACCGATTATGGAAATCTCTTGGAACGAAATCGGATGGAAAGATCAGCTGCGATTAATCGGCCGAGCCATTCAGCGGAGTGAACGGGCGGAGCAGTGGCTGAACGATTTTGAACAAGAAGAGCTAGAAGCCCGCGAAGTAGTGCAGCACAGCACTGTCGCTAAAGCTATTGTCACCATTCTCGTGATCAAGCCTGAGGAACTACTCGTTTACGGAGCACGGAATGTTGGTTATGTGATGTACCAATCCCTTGGGCTTAGAGCTCCAACCTTGATTGACAATGAGATAAAAAGGCTGGGAGATCGGTTCCATTCGATTTCAATCGAGGTTTCTGATCTTGCAGATTATGCAGGAAACCGAATTTTAGTCATTGTATTTCCTGATGCCAAAGGCTCTACAGCACATACTGAAGCGATCTTCCAATCCCCTTATTGGAGCCAGCTTCCCGCAGTGCAGCAGAAGAAAGTACAGCTGCTTGATCTAGATGACTGGGTACCTTATAATCCGGCTTCGATTCGTTTACAACTGGGACGTGCTGTAGCTTTATTCGGAGGCAAATAA
- a CDS encoding metallophosphoesterase, which translates to MKKQLASAKKRKLFSRPKPKSNLNPKATAQTINFAVIGDSHVGYGNSASIFKNLLPKAVSSGNKRFVIFGGDNTQAGANHGNNANAYYKDFKDTVTSTLGSIPYKASIGNWEASTQSLFTQYLGAVEGQMNFPGTQGMVKYVWLNCAMGQFTPGSINILKNLDDQHFYIIDFHWPLKVSGITVDPSHVLSAAETAKFFGAIPAKVRDKILAIFTHHGHKFYRKLTNIYPGYTKTKFFVCGCSGDYKCTPNGNRGYYNATLTINGSVLNVDAFKVAVT; encoded by the coding sequence ATGAAAAAGCAGTTAGCCTCAGCCAAGAAGCGCAAGCTTTTCTCCAGACCTAAACCCAAATCTAATCTGAATCCTAAAGCAACAGCCCAGACCATTAACTTCGCGGTTATTGGGGACAGCCATGTCGGATATGGGAATAGCGCTAGCATTTTTAAGAATCTTTTGCCAAAGGCAGTAAGCAGCGGGAATAAGAGATTTGTTATTTTTGGAGGAGATAACACGCAAGCGGGAGCGAATCATGGAAATAATGCAAATGCTTACTACAAGGATTTTAAAGATACGGTAACAAGCACGCTGGGGAGCATCCCTTATAAAGCATCTATAGGGAATTGGGAGGCTAGTACACAGTCCTTGTTCACGCAATATTTAGGTGCAGTGGAAGGGCAAATGAATTTTCCGGGGACACAGGGTATGGTGAAGTACGTGTGGCTTAATTGTGCTATGGGGCAGTTCACTCCGGGCAGTATTAATATATTGAAAAATTTAGATGATCAGCATTTTTATATTATTGATTTTCATTGGCCTTTAAAGGTGAGCGGGATCACGGTTGATCCAAGCCATGTATTAAGCGCGGCGGAAACTGCTAAGTTTTTTGGGGCTATTCCTGCGAAGGTGAGAGATAAGATACTTGCCATTTTTACGCATCATGGGCACAAGTTTTACCGGAAGCTTACCAATATTTATCCTGGCTATACGAAAACTAAATTCTTCGTGTGCGGATGTTCTGGTGATTATAAATGTACGCCAAATGGGAATCGAGGCTATTATAATGCCACATTGACCATCAATGGATCGGTATTAAACGTCGACGCATTTAAAGTAGCAGTCACTTAG
- a CDS encoding serine hydrolase domain-containing protein, whose product MKGLSFNGLEQAGMSAYGVERIRTAAAQMVEDNITPAQVILAARKGGLLVHQANGKFGPEPGAAELTVDAIYPLCSITKLFTATAIMMLMEQGKVGLNRPVSDYIPEFTGEGKTKVCVHHLLTHTSGLEGEVIWQNGQAKQEQGEYPPHEPNQDPDQHKYLYGGYDAPLSNEPGTVMSYCGYGYELLGEIIRRVSGQAYDVFVNENIFIPLGMENTYYRVPMEVRDQVVRRAPEAACAEWVDSEYNLNSVSAGGGAYSTAMDLAVFGQMFLNGGIYNGIRFLSPVTVREMTRNQIPGVSSQYRDEIFPEAYWGYGWAINGTKRDGGDLFSPEAYSHWGAAGPFLCVDPVYQTVTVHLSVELDHQKPFKNMYVDYFNNTVLAAITDL is encoded by the coding sequence ATGAAAGGACTATCATTTAATGGGCTAGAACAGGCGGGGATGTCGGCTTACGGCGTGGAGCGCATACGTACAGCAGCTGCACAAATGGTTGAAGACAACATCACACCGGCACAAGTGATACTTGCTGCGAGAAAGGGGGGACTACTAGTCCATCAAGCGAACGGTAAATTCGGTCCAGAGCCAGGCGCAGCGGAATTAACTGTGGATGCTATATATCCACTATGCTCCATAACAAAGCTGTTTACGGCAACCGCTATTATGATGTTAATGGAACAAGGGAAAGTAGGTCTAAACAGACCTGTTTCCGATTACATCCCCGAATTTACAGGTGAAGGCAAAACTAAGGTATGCGTACATCACTTGTTAACACATACCTCTGGTCTGGAGGGTGAGGTCATTTGGCAGAATGGGCAAGCGAAACAGGAGCAAGGGGAGTACCCTCCGCACGAACCTAATCAAGACCCAGATCAACATAAGTACTTGTATGGCGGTTATGATGCACCGCTTAGTAATGAGCCTGGTACAGTCATGTCTTACTGTGGGTATGGTTATGAGCTGTTGGGTGAAATCATCCGGCGAGTGAGTGGACAAGCTTATGATGTATTCGTAAATGAAAACATCTTTATACCGCTTGGCATGGAAAATACATATTATCGTGTGCCGATGGAAGTACGGGACCAAGTAGTTAGACGTGCACCAGAAGCAGCGTGCGCGGAATGGGTAGACAGTGAGTACAATCTGAATTCTGTCTCTGCGGGGGGCGGCGCTTATTCAACGGCGATGGATTTGGCTGTCTTTGGTCAGATGTTTCTTAACGGTGGGATTTATAACGGAATACGATTCCTTAGTCCGGTAACAGTGAGAGAAATGACCCGTAATCAAATTCCAGGCGTATCCTCACAATATAGAGACGAGATTTTTCCTGAAGCCTATTGGGGTTACGGATGGGCGATTAACGGCACGAAGCGTGACGGTGGAGATTTGTTCTCTCCAGAAGCTTATTCACACTGGGGTGCGGCAGGTCCATTCCTCTGTGTGGATCCGGTTTATCAGACAGTTACAGTACATTTATCCGTAGAGCTAGATCACCAGAAGCCATTTAAAAATATGTATGTGGATTACTTCAATAATACTGTTCTGGCAGCCATCACTGATCTTTAA
- a CDS encoding helix-turn-helix transcriptional regulator produces MNHLDDHEGAQYICKVLYESLHIPVFLLDANRRIELALPSSTEGAPWVYDINEFLSEIADSTKRENNSILDHSNASIPIIRTTSFLENYILLHLPSGSSNGGSIVIGPTLYTQLSENNMTSLMRDHEVPLRLHEQWMKYYRSLAVLNRMRLNHTAMLLYSLVTGKTLSLSELLLNTRTFEHKQPLSDSLDLDVSYRRENTWLHHEPMLEKALFHHIKNGNKAELLRVQATFSEENYGVLSKKSHLRNKKNLAISCITLATRAAIDGGLYWEISYTLSDFHIQHIEELKDIPAVDHAILNALCDFADHVKESRMAKFSRTVALCQNYIFNHLYEELSLDKLAEVAGLNRSYLSQLFKKETGFTVSDFIQFERIVEAKRLIELPGISLSDIATRLHFNDQSYFTKVFKKYTGTTPKQFRKNWESTL; encoded by the coding sequence TTGAATCATTTAGATGATCATGAAGGAGCGCAATATATCTGTAAAGTGTTGTATGAATCGCTGCATATTCCTGTGTTTCTGCTAGACGCCAATCGGAGAATTGAGCTAGCGCTGCCTTCCTCAACGGAAGGCGCCCCATGGGTTTATGACATTAATGAATTCCTTTCGGAAATTGCAGATTCTACTAAAAGAGAGAACAATTCTATTCTGGATCACTCCAATGCCTCCATACCGATCATTCGCACTACTAGTTTCCTAGAGAATTACATCCTTCTCCATCTGCCCTCTGGCAGCAGTAACGGGGGAAGTATTGTGATCGGTCCTACACTGTATACTCAACTTTCAGAGAATAATATGACAAGTCTGATGCGTGACCATGAGGTTCCACTCAGACTGCACGAGCAATGGATGAAATACTACCGCAGTTTAGCTGTGCTTAATAGAATGAGACTCAACCATACCGCTATGCTGCTATACTCGCTCGTCACTGGAAAGACGCTATCCCTTAGCGAACTGTTATTGAACACTCGAACTTTTGAACATAAACAGCCTCTCTCAGACAGTTTAGACTTAGACGTTTCCTACCGACGTGAGAATACATGGCTGCACCACGAACCCATGCTGGAAAAAGCATTATTTCACCATATCAAAAATGGGAATAAGGCTGAGCTGCTTCGTGTCCAGGCAACCTTCTCTGAAGAGAATTACGGAGTACTCTCCAAGAAGAGCCATTTACGCAACAAAAAGAATCTGGCGATCTCCTGCATTACGCTTGCTACACGTGCCGCTATTGATGGAGGACTGTATTGGGAGATTTCTTATACCCTAAGTGACTTTCACATCCAGCATATCGAAGAACTAAAGGATATTCCTGCCGTAGATCATGCTATTCTTAATGCTCTTTGCGATTTCGCTGACCATGTCAAAGAGAGCCGAATGGCGAAATTCTCGCGCACCGTGGCCCTCTGTCAAAACTATATTTTCAACCACCTATATGAGGAACTCTCTTTAGATAAGCTAGCTGAAGTCGCAGGATTAAACAGGAGCTATCTCTCCCAATTATTTAAGAAGGAAACAGGATTCACGGTCAGTGATTTTATTCAATTCGAGCGGATTGTAGAAGCCAAACGATTAATCGAATTACCGGGCATTAGCTTATCGGATATCGCTACGAGGCTACATTTCAATGACCAGAGCTATTTTACCAAAGTGTTTAAGAAGTATACCGGAACCACCCCTAAACAATTCAGAAAAAACTGGGAAAGTACGCTATAG
- a CDS encoding beta-glucosidase family protein, with translation MKTNIQELISKMTLEEKAGLCSGLDFWHTKGIERLGIPSLMVTDGPHGLRKQKESADHLGLHNSVPATCFPSAAGMASSWDRDLIGRVGKALGKECQAENVAVLLGPGTNIKRSPLNGRNFEYFSEDPYLSSEMGGNHIKGVQSEGVGTSLKHFAANNQEHRRMSVDAVVDERTLREIYLASFEGAVKNGQPWSVMCSYNRVNGEYASESEFLLTKILREEWGYEGFVVSDWGAVNERVKALQAGLELEMPSTGGIGDAKIVAAVQSGELAEETLDLAVERLLAFVFKAVENRKDNASFNAEEHHQLAREVARESMVLLRNEDHILPIAKQGTIAVIGEFARNPRYQGGGSSHVNPTKLDDAFEEMKALAGSAELLYVQGYELNHDGINEALLQEARDTAAKGDIAVLFLGLPDNYESEGYDRSHLSLPESHKALIDAVAEVQTNIVVVLSNGSPIEMSWIHKTKGILEGYLGGQAFGGAVADLLFGEVSPSGKLAETFPMKLSDNPSFLNFPGEGDTVEYKEGLFVGYRYYDKKELEPLFPFGFGLSYTEFQYSNLTISKSSIKDNESVKVTATVKNTGTHAGKEIVQLYVSDVESSVIRPIKELKGFQKLALQPGEEQEVAFELDKRSFAYYNVNIGDWHVESGIFDIAIGSSSRDIRLTASIEVESTVPLALRYHRNSTVGDLLVNPRTADKVKKFSSVFGLGDAMGDNPEMFMAMMKYMPLRALIGFGQGKYTEEDLAKDLQEFNALAAE, from the coding sequence ATGAAAACCAACATTCAAGAACTCATATCAAAAATGACCCTTGAGGAGAAAGCAGGACTCTGCTCAGGGCTTGATTTCTGGCATACGAAGGGCATTGAACGACTCGGAATCCCCTCTTTAATGGTAACGGACGGACCCCATGGTTTACGCAAGCAAAAAGAGAGCGCCGATCATCTCGGACTCCATAATAGTGTACCTGCGACTTGTTTTCCCTCAGCAGCAGGGATGGCTTCTTCTTGGGATCGGGATTTAATCGGGCGTGTGGGTAAAGCACTCGGGAAAGAGTGTCAAGCAGAGAACGTTGCTGTTCTGCTTGGACCGGGAACAAATATTAAGCGCTCTCCATTGAACGGCCGTAACTTTGAATATTTTTCGGAAGACCCATACCTTTCTTCGGAGATGGGCGGGAATCATATCAAAGGTGTGCAAAGTGAAGGAGTAGGAACCTCACTCAAGCATTTTGCCGCTAATAATCAGGAGCACCGGAGAATGTCTGTTGATGCCGTTGTTGATGAGCGGACGCTGCGGGAGATTTATCTGGCTAGCTTTGAAGGCGCAGTTAAGAATGGTCAGCCATGGAGCGTGATGTGCTCTTACAATCGAGTGAACGGTGAGTATGCTTCCGAGAGTGAATTTCTTCTGACTAAGATTCTTAGAGAAGAATGGGGCTACGAGGGATTCGTCGTCTCCGACTGGGGTGCGGTCAATGAACGGGTGAAGGCGCTGCAAGCAGGGCTGGAGCTGGAAATGCCTTCAACCGGAGGAATTGGTGATGCTAAGATTGTCGCAGCAGTACAAAGCGGCGAGCTGGCTGAAGAAACGTTGGATCTTGCAGTGGAACGGTTACTTGCCTTTGTTTTTAAGGCGGTGGAGAACCGTAAAGATAATGCATCATTTAATGCGGAAGAACATCACCAACTGGCTCGTGAAGTGGCACGGGAGAGCATGGTGCTCCTTAGAAATGAGGATCATATTTTACCGATAGCTAAACAAGGAACGATTGCGGTCATAGGTGAGTTTGCTAGAAATCCACGATATCAGGGCGGGGGCAGCTCACATGTGAATCCGACGAAATTAGATGACGCTTTTGAAGAGATGAAGGCTCTCGCAGGTTCTGCCGAACTGCTGTATGTACAAGGTTATGAACTGAATCATGACGGAATTAATGAAGCCTTGCTGCAAGAGGCGCGGGATACAGCGGCAAAAGGGGATATAGCCGTATTGTTCCTTGGACTTCCGGATAACTATGAATCAGAGGGGTATGATCGCAGTCACTTGTCACTTCCAGAGAGCCATAAAGCACTGATCGATGCAGTGGCTGAGGTGCAAACCAATATCGTTGTCGTGCTCAGCAATGGTTCACCCATAGAAATGTCTTGGATCCATAAAACGAAGGGGATTCTTGAAGGTTATCTAGGTGGGCAGGCTTTTGGCGGTGCAGTTGCAGATCTATTGTTTGGAGAGGTTAGTCCAAGCGGTAAACTGGCAGAGACCTTCCCGATGAAGCTGAGCGACAATCCATCCTTTCTTAATTTCCCGGGTGAAGGGGATACAGTGGAGTATAAAGAAGGTTTGTTTGTAGGCTATCGTTATTATGATAAAAAAGAGCTTGAACCGCTGTTTCCTTTCGGCTTTGGCCTAAGCTACACAGAATTTCAATACAGTAATTTAACAATTTCCAAGAGCAGTATAAAAGATAACGAGTCCGTAAAAGTTACGGCTACCGTCAAAAATACAGGTACTCATGCTGGAAAAGAAATCGTTCAGCTCTATGTTAGTGATGTGGAGAGCAGCGTAATCCGCCCAATTAAGGAGCTAAAGGGCTTTCAGAAGCTAGCGCTTCAGCCTGGGGAAGAGCAAGAGGTTGCTTTTGAACTGGATAAACGTTCCTTTGCTTATTACAACGTTAACATTGGGGATTGGCATGTGGAAAGTGGCATTTTTGACATTGCTATCGGTTCCTCTTCAAGGGATATTCGTCTGACTGCTTCTATTGAAGTGGAATCGACAGTTCCGCTTGCGTTACGATATCATCGCAACAGTACCGTTGGTGATTTGCTAGTCAATCCACGGACGGCAGATAAAGTGAAGAAATTCAGCAGTGTTTTTGGGTTAGGCGATGCGATGGGCGATAATCCAGAAATGTTCATGGCGATGATGAAATATATGCCGCTGCGGGCACTGATTGGATTCGGCCAAGGGAAATACACGGAAGAAGATTTAGCCAAGGATCTGCAAGAATTTAATGCTTTGGCTGCGGAGTAG
- a CDS encoding MFS transporter, whose product MTTERFPWAGLLALAMTGFICILTETIPAGLLLQIGDGLGVSEALAGQLVTLYALGSLLAAIPITTVTRGWRRRPLLLMCILGFLVFNTVTTLSSNYLLTLGARFFAGVSAGVLWGMIAGYARRMVPESRKGRAMAVAMVGTPLALALGVPAGTLLGTLVGWRSIFGIMSLLALMLVAWVVWKLPDYPGEAPDKRLPLYKVFVIPGVRPVLFVVLAWVLAHNILYTYIAPYLTQAGLTQRVDLILLIFGITALVGIWIIGILIDRKLRPLVLISLVAFALSSIVLGISSSQIMIYLVVAVWGLTFGGAATLLQTAVAEAAGESADMAQSMLVMAWNLAIGGGGVMGGILIETVGVRSFPLALFILLILALLVAWQAKEYGFPSRKR is encoded by the coding sequence ATGACAACTGAACGTTTCCCATGGGCTGGATTACTTGCCCTTGCTATGACGGGGTTTATCTGTATTCTTACCGAAACCATCCCAGCCGGGCTATTGCTCCAAATTGGGGACGGGCTTGGCGTCTCCGAGGCCCTTGCAGGTCAACTTGTCACTTTGTACGCCCTTGGTTCGCTGTTAGCCGCGATTCCTATAACCACCGTGACACGCGGATGGCGGCGGCGTCCCCTTCTGCTAATGTGCATCCTTGGTTTTCTCGTATTCAACACCGTCACCACTCTTTCTTCAAATTATTTACTTACGCTGGGAGCTCGGTTCTTCGCAGGCGTATCCGCTGGAGTCTTATGGGGCATGATTGCAGGTTATGCCCGGCGTATGGTCCCGGAATCACGCAAGGGCCGAGCTATGGCGGTGGCGATGGTGGGCACGCCTCTCGCTCTAGCACTCGGTGTCCCTGCCGGAACACTTCTTGGCACCCTTGTGGGCTGGCGCTCCATCTTCGGGATCATGTCGCTTCTGGCTCTGATGCTTGTCGCCTGGGTAGTTTGGAAGCTACCGGACTATCCAGGGGAGGCTCCTGATAAGCGGCTCCCTCTCTACAAGGTTTTTGTTATTCCGGGAGTACGGCCGGTACTGTTTGTCGTTCTGGCATGGGTGCTAGCACATAACATCCTGTATACCTACATTGCACCCTATCTTACTCAGGCAGGGCTTACCCAACGCGTTGACTTGATACTGCTTATTTTTGGCATAACTGCACTTGTTGGCATCTGGATCATCGGTATTTTGATCGACCGTAAACTACGTCCATTGGTTCTAATCAGCCTCGTGGCTTTCGCCTTGTCATCCATTGTGCTGGGCATTAGTAGCAGCCAAATAATGATCTATTTAGTGGTTGCTGTATGGGGGTTGACGTTCGGAGGAGCGGCTACTTTGCTACAAACAGCAGTTGCTGAAGCAGCTGGCGAAAGTGCAGATATGGCCCAGTCGATGTTAGTAATGGCATGGAACCTAGCTATCGGCGGTGGCGGCGTGATGGGTGGGATTCTTATTGAAACAGTTGGTGTCCGCTCCTTCCCGTTGGCATTGTTTATTCTATTAATTCTTGCGCTACTAGTAGCGTGGCAAGCTAAAGAATACGGATTTCCTTCAAGGAAGCGTTGA